The Brasilonema sennae CENA114 genome includes a region encoding these proteins:
- a CDS encoding dihydropteroate synthase, with the protein MLTLEDIYNIYAKHQDSFNAKVEEFTIGNKHLNFNSRQAILGVVNLSTDSWYKNSICYSPEQAIRRGVVLTKQGADIIDIGTESTGATAARVEDFQQKSQLLPVLKTFDQEGVLTSIETYYPEVARECLRAGANVINLTGGENSQDIYRAVSEFDAGIIICYLQGKNAREVGEFTFTEDPIDLVYDYFANEIETATKLGVRKIFIDPGMGFGYQNFYYQHKSLRTRYQIKTLLNSFRLRKLGFPVCNIVPTALECFGEEFRSSQAFTAVLAILGKSDLLRTHEVPKVKGVLDTLSLF; encoded by the coding sequence ATGCTTACTCTCGAAGATATTTACAATATTTATGCAAAGCATCAAGATTCATTCAATGCCAAAGTTGAAGAATTTACAATTGGAAACAAGCACTTGAATTTTAATTCTAGACAAGCAATTTTAGGAGTCGTTAATCTTTCCACTGATTCTTGGTATAAGAATAGCATTTGTTACAGTCCTGAACAAGCGATCCGTCGTGGAGTAGTCTTAACAAAGCAAGGTGCTGATATTATCGACATTGGTACTGAGTCTACAGGCGCAACAGCAGCAAGAGTTGAAGATTTTCAACAAAAAAGTCAACTTCTACCTGTTCTGAAAACTTTTGATCAAGAAGGTGTCTTGACTTCAATTGAAACCTATTATCCGGAAGTAGCTAGAGAATGTTTACGGGCAGGGGCAAATGTCATCAACTTAACTGGAGGTGAGAACAGTCAAGACATTTATCGAGCGGTTTCTGAGTTCGACGCAGGAATTATTATCTGTTATCTTCAGGGAAAAAATGCTAGAGAGGTTGGTGAGTTTACGTTTACTGAAGACCCAATAGATTTAGTATATGATTATTTTGCCAACGAGATAGAAACAGCTACTAAACTAGGTGTAAGAAAAATATTTATTGATCCAGGAATGGGTTTTGGATATCAAAATTTCTACTACCAACACAAGTCGCTGCGAACTCGATATCAGATCAAAACCTTATTAAATTCTTTTAGGCTGAGAAAGTTGGGGTTCCCAGTTTGCAATATAGTTCCTACTGCGCTGGAATGTTTTGGAGAAGAATTCAGAAGTTCTCAGGCTTTTACGGCAGTTCTAGCAATATTGGGAAAAAGCGATCTACTAAGAACTCATGAAGTTCCTAAAGTGAAAGGAGTTTTAGATACTCTCAGTTTATTTTAA
- the tmpR gene encoding bifunctional dihydropteridine reductase/dihydrofolate reductase TmpR — translation MLKKALVTGSSGGIGRAIALKLASQGFDIAFHYNRSAEAASKASEEAATYGVKAIALQADVTNPDQAKSLVENAAKELGGLSVVVNNVGNFLYKLTSETSVEEWQEVLDSNLNATFYITQAALPHLKAANWGRIVNFACASAQNLVARQKDTGYIIAKTGIIIYTKSLAQELITDNITANVVSPGVVENSIGLEETTPKLPTKRPATLEEMSNAVCFFISPEADYITGQILEVSGGWKL, via the coding sequence ATGCTAAAAAAAGCGCTCGTAACCGGATCGTCGGGAGGAATTGGACGGGCGATCGCCCTCAAGCTAGCAAGTCAAGGATTTGATATCGCATTTCACTATAACCGTAGTGCAGAAGCAGCCAGCAAAGCTAGTGAGGAAGCAGCGACTTATGGAGTTAAAGCGATCGCCCTCCAAGCAGATGTTACCAATCCTGATCAAGCTAAGTCCTTGGTAGAAAATGCAGCCAAAGAACTTGGTGGCTTGTCAGTTGTTGTTAATAATGTGGGCAATTTCCTCTACAAACTAACTAGCGAAACATCAGTAGAAGAGTGGCAGGAAGTTCTTGACTCCAATCTTAATGCCACTTTTTACATCACTCAAGCCGCACTTCCCCATCTCAAGGCAGCTAATTGGGGACGCATCGTTAATTTCGCTTGTGCTAGTGCCCAGAATCTGGTCGCGCGGCAGAAAGATACAGGTTATATCATCGCTAAAACTGGTATAATCATCTATACCAAATCTTTAGCTCAGGAGCTAATTACAGACAATATTACTGCTAATGTGGTGTCCCCAGGAGTCGTAGAAAATTCCATTGGTTTGGAAGAAACTACTCCCAAGCTACCGACAAAACGACCGGCAACCTTAGAAGAAATGAGTAATGCAGTTTGTTTTTTTATTAGTCCCGAGGCAGATTACATTACAGGACAAATTTTGGAGGTATCGGGGGGTTGGAAATTGTAG
- a CDS encoding pentapeptide repeat-containing protein, with the protein MPPDYSGQNLRGRSFKGQNLTGANFSKADIRGANFSNAILKDANFRGAKAGLQRHQVIGLLIISWLLSGLSGFLSIITGRFVPFAVFFFDTTTLDYIIASVICLIALPVFFTVTIRKGLTVSLGTSAAAAVFTVIAAFALYIAFVSIKAIAFTGVFALVFAGAFAINFAIAFVITFAVAIAGTFAGVIAGVIVVTLAIAFAALPFAIAITVAVAFVLFSAYIGWRSLAGDKKYTWVRLFAIAFAATGGTSFRNADLTDADFTGATLKNTDLRKANLTRTRFYKAKKLDFARVGDTILTNRDVLYLLVTGNGRGKSYVGADLKGANLISADLKDANLKDADISEATFQGACLESTNLTLTQAVGTDFTSAHMTGACVKAWNIESTTKLDNVDCRFIYLLEKPKPETDDRERRPSSGEFQPGEFTKLFEEVLTTVDLIFRDGINWKAFAAAFKKVQVENADTELAIQSIENKGDGVVVVKVNVPLDADKEKIHSDFTQNYQLALQAVEEKYKAQLQAKDEQIVIYRQQSGDMKEIISLLASKPVNVQVDNKLENKNMTNSNDGSRKIEIGSVGGDFNASGQALNFGEIDISGVVTNTINQLPESPESEKPGIKELLTQLQEAIEAETDLSQEDKAEALEQVKALAEAGKNPQEGAMQKGAKTAMKILKGTVAGLPSAATLVEACSKLLPLISKFLGLG; encoded by the coding sequence ATGCCGCCAGACTACTCCGGTCAAAATCTCCGAGGGCGCTCCTTTAAAGGTCAAAATCTGACTGGAGCAAACTTTAGCAAAGCAGATATTAGAGGAGCAAATTTTAGCAACGCTATTCTCAAAGATGCTAACTTCCGAGGTGCTAAGGCTGGGTTACAGAGACATCAGGTAATTGGATTGCTCATAATCTCATGGCTGCTGTCAGGATTATCAGGGTTTTTGTCAATCATTACTGGTAGATTTGTACCATTTGCAGTATTTTTTTTTGACACTACCACCCTTGATTACATCATCGCTAGTGTAATCTGCCTAATTGCGCTTCCAGTCTTTTTTACTGTCACTATTCGCAAGGGTTTAACAGTAAGTTTAGGAACCTCTGCCGCTGCCGCCGTTTTTACTGTCATCGCAGCCTTTGCTCTTTACATTGCTTTCGTCTCCATTAAAGCCATTGCCTTCACTGGAGTTTTTGCCCTCGTCTTTGCTGGAGCCTTTGCAATTAACTTTGCCATCGCCTTCGTCATCACCTTCGCTGTTGCCATCGCCGGAACCTTCGCTGGAGTGATCGCTGGAGTCATCGTCGTCACCCTAGCTATCGCCTTTGCCGCCCTTCCTTTCGCCATCGCTATCACCGTTGCCGTTGCCTTCGTACTGTTTAGCGCTTACATTGGCTGGCGTAGTCTAGCTGGAGATAAAAAATATACCTGGGTTCGCTTATTTGCCATCGCCTTTGCTGCTACAGGTGGAACCAGTTTTCGTAATGCTGATTTAACCGATGCTGATTTTACTGGTGCAACTCTGAAAAACACAGATTTACGAAAAGCTAACCTGACACGGACTCGTTTTTATAAGGCAAAAAAACTTGACTTTGCCAGAGTCGGCGACACCATATTAACTAACCGAGATGTTCTCTATTTGCTCGTCACTGGCAATGGTCGAGGAAAATCCTATGTTGGTGCTGACCTTAAAGGTGCAAATCTCATCAGCGCTGACTTGAAAGACGCTAATCTCAAAGACGCTGATATTAGTGAAGCTACCTTTCAAGGAGCTTGTTTAGAGTCGACAAACTTGACTCTCACTCAAGCTGTTGGCACTGATTTTACCAGCGCTCACATGACTGGTGCTTGTGTGAAAGCGTGGAATATTGAAAGTACAACCAAGTTAGATAATGTCGATTGTCGCTTTATCTATCTTCTAGAAAAACCCAAACCTGAAACCGATGATCGCGAACGCCGTCCGAGTAGTGGCGAATTTCAACCAGGAGAATTTACCAAGCTGTTTGAAGAAGTTTTAACTACCGTTGATTTAATTTTCCGCGACGGCATAAACTGGAAAGCTTTTGCTGCGGCTTTCAAAAAAGTGCAAGTGGAAAATGCAGACACGGAACTCGCTATCCAGAGTATTGAAAACAAAGGTGATGGCGTTGTCGTCGTTAAGGTTAACGTGCCTCTTGATGCCGATAAAGAAAAGATTCATAGTGATTTTACACAAAATTATCAACTAGCACTTCAAGCTGTAGAAGAAAAATATAAAGCACAATTACAAGCTAAAGATGAGCAGATAGTCATCTATCGCCAACAAAGTGGAGACATGAAAGAGATTATTAGCTTATTAGCGAGTAAGCCTGTTAATGTTCAAGTTGACAATAAACTAGAGAATAAAAATATGACTAACAGTAATGATGGCAGCCGCAAAATCGAAATTGGCAGTGTTGGCGGAGATTTTAATGCCAGCGGACAAGCTTTGAATTTCGGTGAAATTGATATTAGCGGTGTGGTAACAAATACCATCAACCAATTACCAGAGTCTCCGGAATCAGAAAAACCAGGAATTAAGGAATTGTTGACGCAATTGCAAGAAGCAATTGAGGCTGAGACAGACTTAAGCCAAGAAGATAAAGCTGAGGCATTAGAACAAGTGAAAGCTTTAGCAGAAGCTGGAAAAAATCCTCAAGAAGGGGCGATGCAAAAGGGAGCGAAAACAGCTATGAAAATTTTAAAAGGCACGGTTGCTGGCTTACCGAGTGCAGCAACATTAGTTGAGGCGTGTAGTAAACTTTTGCCACTGATTTCAAAGTTTCTGGGTTTAGGCTGA
- a CDS encoding NUDIX domain-containing protein: MEKHFPLTTVGALAVNSHGQVLIVKTTKWRGTWGVPGGKVEWGETLEAAVKREFREEVGLELTDVRFGLLQEAVLDSQFVREAHFIMVNYYAFSKGETITPNEEIEEWAWVTPQRATEYPLNTYTHVLILDYLQKQIDKLYHNKVQEQC; the protein is encoded by the coding sequence GTGGAGAAGCATTTCCCTTTAACGACTGTAGGGGCACTTGCTGTGAATTCTCATGGACAAGTCTTAATAGTCAAAACGACCAAGTGGCGAGGCACATGGGGTGTACCGGGAGGTAAAGTGGAATGGGGCGAAACGCTAGAAGCTGCAGTTAAAAGAGAGTTTCGAGAAGAAGTCGGTTTAGAGTTGACTGACGTACGCTTTGGGTTACTACAAGAAGCAGTTCTAGATTCACAATTTGTGCGGGAAGCCCATTTCATTATGGTGAACTACTACGCGTTCTCGAAGGGCGAAACCATCACACCCAACGAAGAAATTGAGGAATGGGCATGGGTGACTCCCCAAAGGGCAACAGAGTATCCTCTTAATACGTACACCCATGTATTGATTTTGGATTATCTGCAAAAGCAAATCGACAAGTTATATCACAATAAAGTTCAAGAACAATGCTAA
- a CDS encoding ArsR/SmtB family transcription factor encodes MKQALPVPPEVVQQVAEYFSLLSEPMRLRLLHLLRDEEKCVQELVEATQTSQANVSKHLKVMWQAGILSRRSEGTCAYYRVEDEMIFELCNRVCDRLASRLEQQARNFRFLNTK; translated from the coding sequence ATGAAACAAGCGTTGCCTGTACCGCCAGAAGTCGTGCAACAAGTGGCTGAATACTTCAGCCTCTTGAGTGAACCTATGCGCCTACGGCTGTTGCATTTGCTGCGAGATGAAGAAAAATGCGTGCAAGAATTGGTAGAGGCAACACAGACTTCTCAGGCTAATGTATCAAAACACTTGAAGGTCATGTGGCAAGCGGGAATCCTTAGTCGTCGCAGTGAAGGAACCTGTGCCTATTACCGAGTTGAAGATGAAATGATTTTTGAATTGTGTAACAGGGTTTGCGATCGACTCGCCTCCAGGTTAGAACAGCAAGCCCGTAATTTTCGGTTCTTAAATACCAAGTAA
- a CDS encoding transposase, producing MVRWCEIFAYFGKITTNAVVKSLKNKLKLVKWSVYGFRNY from the coding sequence ATAGTTCGATGGTGCGAAATCTTTGCCTATTTTGGCAAGATAACCACGAATGCTGTAGTAAAAAGTCTTAAAAATAAGTTGAAGCTGGTTAAATGGTCTGTTTATGGGTTTAGAAACTATTGA
- the accB gene encoding acetyl-CoA carboxylase biotin carboxyl carrier protein — protein sequence MPLDFNEIRQLLTTIAQTDIAEVTLKSDDFELTVRKAVSVPPMLSAAPQGALGAVGTPNTPVPPPIPLVMSPPTVTVTPPNRPTDSNTSGVHSPPIGSSVIEQKFVEIPSPMVGTFYRAPSPGEAPFVQVGDRIRSGQAVCIIEAMKLMNEIEAEVSGQVIEILVQNGEPVEYGQPLMRINPD from the coding sequence GTGCCATTGGACTTTAATGAAATCCGCCAACTGTTGACAACCATCGCACAAACGGACATTGCAGAAGTCACGCTCAAAAGTGACGATTTTGAACTCACAGTTCGTAAGGCTGTAAGCGTTCCTCCAATGTTGTCAGCAGCACCTCAAGGGGCGTTAGGGGCGGTTGGTACACCGAACACACCAGTTCCACCGCCTATTCCGTTAGTAATGTCGCCTCCGACAGTGACGGTAACCCCGCCAAACCGCCCCACTGACAGTAATACTTCTGGCGTACACTCACCACCGATTGGTTCCTCTGTTATAGAACAGAAGTTTGTGGAAATCCCTTCCCCAATGGTGGGGACGTTTTATCGTGCGCCGAGTCCAGGCGAAGCACCATTTGTGCAAGTGGGCGATCGCATTCGGAGCGGTCAAGCAGTATGTATCATAGAAGCCATGAAACTGATGAATGAAATTGAAGCCGAAGTATCCGGACAAGTCATAGAAATTCTCGTACAAAACGGTGAACCAGTAGAATATGGTCAACCTTTGATGCGAATTAACCCAGATTAA
- the efp gene encoding elongation factor P, producing MISSNDFRPGVSIVLDGSVWRVVEFLHVKPGKGSAFVRTKLKNVQSGSVVEKTFRAGETVPQANLEKSTMQHTYKEGDEYVFMDMETYEEGRLSASQIGDRVKYLKEGMEANVVRWGDQVLEVELPNSVVLEIVQTDPGVKGDTATGGSKPATLETGAMVMVPLFISQGERIRIDTRDDKYLGRE from the coding sequence ATGATCTCCAGCAACGATTTTCGACCCGGTGTTTCGATAGTATTAGATGGGTCCGTATGGCGTGTGGTGGAATTCCTCCACGTTAAGCCAGGAAAAGGTTCTGCTTTTGTGCGGACGAAATTGAAAAATGTTCAAAGTGGAAGCGTGGTGGAAAAAACTTTCCGCGCAGGTGAAACAGTTCCCCAAGCTAACCTGGAAAAAAGCACAATGCAACATACCTATAAAGAAGGTGACGAATACGTCTTTATGGATATGGAAACATATGAAGAAGGCAGATTGAGCGCCTCACAGATTGGCGATCGCGTAAAATACCTCAAAGAAGGTATGGAAGCCAATGTTGTTCGCTGGGGCGACCAAGTCCTGGAAGTGGAACTGCCTAACTCCGTAGTATTGGAAATTGTGCAAACAGATCCAGGTGTTAAGGGTGACACTGCTACTGGTGGTTCTAAGCCTGCAACTTTGGAAACGGGAGCAATGGTGATGGTTCCTTTGTTTATTTCTCAAGGAGAACGCATCCGTATAGACACCCGTGACGATAAATACCTTGGCAGGGAGTAA